Proteins encoded together in one Candidatus Poribacteria bacterium window:
- a CDS encoding adenosine deaminase has product MSIDFVEALSTDNLDAIRAAAKTDVHSHAFLSTRRENVEHWLGQPLIKPPLKMKGLEGMHAYIDEALAPHLDHRQGFEFIAASAIDDAVQDGVVLLEMSFDIRLLKFYPEGLTELRAFIKMLVERYREQIDLRPELGFARECAGDPKWMKLAHQAIELGLFQSIDLYSHQEACAPETVKPLYRKAGEAGMKLKAHVGEFGGAEEVQRTVEILDLDEVQHGIGAAESIEVMRWLSENQIQLNVCPTSNVMLGGVSDLASHPIRVLYDNGVPVTINTDDLMIFGQSVSEEYRNLYQAGVFSAQELEDIRCASLTYVKET; this is encoded by the coding sequence ATGTCTATTGATTTCGTTGAAGCACTCTCCACAGATAATTTGGACGCTATAAGGGCAGCCGCCAAAACTGATGTTCACTCCCACGCTTTCTTAAGTACACGTCGAGAGAATGTGGAACACTGGCTGGGACAGCCTCTAATCAAACCTCCTCTCAAAATGAAAGGACTTGAGGGGATGCATGCGTACATAGACGAGGCATTAGCACCTCACTTAGACCACCGCCAAGGTTTTGAGTTCATCGCGGCATCGGCGATAGATGATGCCGTCCAAGATGGCGTTGTTCTACTTGAGATGAGTTTCGATATCCGGTTGCTTAAGTTTTATCCGGAGGGGTTGACCGAACTTCGCGCATTTATTAAAATGTTGGTTGAGCGGTATCGGGAGCAGATTGATTTGCGTCCAGAACTCGGTTTTGCGCGGGAGTGTGCTGGCGATCCAAAATGGATGAAATTGGCGCATCAAGCAATAGAATTGGGGTTGTTCCAATCAATCGATCTGTATAGTCATCAAGAGGCGTGTGCTCCTGAAACCGTAAAGCCTTTATACAGAAAGGCAGGCGAAGCGGGAATGAAGCTCAAAGCACACGTTGGTGAGTTTGGGGGTGCGGAAGAAGTCCAACGAACCGTTGAAATCCTTGATTTGGATGAGGTTCAACACGGTATCGGTGCCGCAGAATCGATCGAAGTGATGCGGTGGCTTTCGGAGAACCAGATACAATTGAACGTGTGTCCAACGAGTAACGTGATGTTGGGTGGTGTATCCGATCTTGCCTCCCACCCGATTCGCGTCTTATATGACAACGGCGTGCCGGTGACGATTAACACGGACGATCTGATGATATTCGGTCAGAGCGTCTCTGAAGAGTATCGGAATCTCTATCAGGCAGGAGTCTTCAGTGCTCAGGAATTAGAAGATATTCGGTGCGCATCTCTCACTTACGTAAAGGAAACATAA
- a CDS encoding Bpu10I family restriction endonuclease yields the protein MYVLPTPHGDKLNALLENEKLPKSDRPYILDALTFYKEWLEKLKLVTGEPQEIVTDMVDILNEYKRYIELNVIFDSKNNFLYRQKGQLKLDNTIIEEFLPILLTSALSDLLQDYDLGFGPMTCFSGIRFESGIATDRIGGGMQVRTKDHDFAISRRLFIRSSHHKDFQGSITRETNIAYIAAECKTNLDKTMFQEAAATALDVKLVVPGAKYYLLCEWLDMSPISTHTTAIDEILVLRKAKRLSSDVRREFSTAIGRQKNRERFAQYLETNPFSTEVFLRFVGHVRGVIEEKPENDVITRGYF from the coding sequence ATGTATGTCCTCCCTACACCGCATGGTGATAAATTAAACGCGTTACTTGAAAATGAAAAACTTCCTAAGTCAGATCGCCCCTATATCTTAGACGCACTGACATTTTATAAAGAATGGTTAGAGAAACTAAAATTAGTTACAGGTGAACCTCAAGAAATTGTAACTGATATGGTTGATATACTAAATGAATACAAACGGTACATTGAACTAAATGTCATATTTGACAGCAAAAATAATTTCCTTTACCGCCAGAAGGGTCAACTTAAACTTGATAATACCATTATTGAAGAGTTCCTTCCTATATTATTAACTTCGGCTTTGTCTGATCTACTTCAAGACTATGACTTGGGCTTCGGTCCAATGACCTGCTTCTCGGGAATTAGATTTGAATCGGGTATCGCGACAGATAGAATCGGTGGTGGTATGCAAGTTAGGACCAAAGATCATGATTTCGCCATAAGCAGAAGATTGTTTATTCGATCGTCACACCATAAAGACTTTCAAGGTAGTATAACAAGAGAAACTAATATTGCCTATATCGCGGCAGAGTGCAAGACAAACCTAGATAAAACAATGTTTCAGGAGGCTGCTGCGACTGCTTTAGACGTTAAACTTGTTGTTCCAGGGGCGAAGTACTATTTGTTGTGTGAATGGCTTGATATGTCACCTATAAGTACTCACACTACGGCTATAGATGAGATTCTTGTACTACGTAAGGCAAAACGACTTTCTTCTGATGTGCGTCGGGAATTCAGTACAGCCATAGGGAGACAGAAGAATAGGGAAAGATTCGCTCAATACTTAGAAACCAATCCTTTTTCGACAGAGGTATTTCTAAGATTTGTGGGGCATGTTCGTGGTGTTATTGAGGAAAAGCCTGAGAATGATGTAATT